The Magnolia sinica isolate HGM2019 chromosome 3, MsV1, whole genome shotgun sequence genome includes the window ttgaaaaaacatcatggtgggccttagaaagttttcaacggtgggcatcaatcttcccgttttttgtggtggggtccactaaagctttggatccgtctcattctCTAGATAAGGGCTTAAAATAGTATCTCCAAATaggtggacgttgtggatacaacacatacatcaggtccacagaacttggtgacgtccccTCCGTAGAGTGAGGTCCGGtgttaggacgcggattgcgtggtgagtaACTCATACGCTTAgtcgtactgactaaactctgtgaggtcgaccatgatttatttattttatccactccgtccattcattttaacagataattttagtacttgaacaaaaaaatgaggtatatccaatgttaaaatagaccacaccacaggaaacagttaaattgaatgtctaccgttgaaaaataattggagggccacaggagttttggatcaactttatatttgttttttcccatcatccatgtctatatgatcttatgaacaagttggatgaaaaataaacataactttggggcctagaaaggtttcaacagtggaaatcattatccccactatttccagtggtgtgatccacttgatctttggatatgcatcaattttgggctcaaccctttaaattagttggaaaaacggatggacgacgtagatAGACCGCATACATTCACCGTGGGCCTAACTTTGTTACTCGGTACGCCATGTGATTTCCTGGTACATATTggcgtggctggtggtcggtgctctatgggccccactatgatgtatgtgtttcatctattccgttcatccatttttaaagaagggaaaatataaatgaaGCTTTatcgaaaactttttgtggcctttagaagtttttaagggtggcatcactctccccactgttttatctagtggggtccactggagctttggatgtaactcattctttgaatttcacactaaaatgatctctccatatggatgtACGGGattgatacaaaacatatattaaagtgggccacaaattcaGTAACAGTCTGCTACTCAAcatgtcagtagccaatccgcggcCGCTCAAGGGTCTCTTGCGGAGACGGATTGACAACTCTCCcagacaccggccaatggctgatggtcagtgctctgtgggcccaccatgatctatgtgtttcatccatgccgtccatatatttatTTAGATCATTTTTTAGCATGAGATCAAAACTGAGGTATatgccaatctcaagtggaccacattaaggaaatagtgttgaatgaactttgaccattaaaaactttttgggggccatagaagttctggatcaagctgatcttcgtttttttcccttcatcttggtttttatgacctaatcaacagattaaatgtcaaataaacagtacagtgggccttaggaggattttaatggtggatatccaatcactattgttttcctgtggtgtggtccacctgagatttatattcttacaaattttgggatcaagacctaaaatgatctataaaaatggatgaacataatagattaagaacatacatcatggtggggcccatatagcaccgaccaccagccacggggttgtggctgggggagtagctaatccgtatggcagggggagtagttaACGCGTTCCTGTCTCTTGCGGTGAGAATTGGACCGCACCAAGTATCCTGCGGGACGGTTCGCAGGAGACcgggactctatatatatatataaaatcttaaccatctattttagGCCATTGAACAAAGAGATGGTATCATTGAAACTGGGAATTTGGAGGGAACCCCcaatccatgtgggacccatcagatgcaCAGCCAGGCTCACCTAAACATCGCCCATGGGTTTCACTTGCATGGACTGGCGCATCTCAGAAGACCCTCTTACCCTGCCTTTAGAAAATGTGCTGCTTAATTAAGAGCCCCACCTTTGAATCTTGAAACCTTCTTATCCAGGGAAGAGGCAAATGAATTATGACAGACTTTGGAAGACAAGGAAGATAGGTCCCGGACAGCTTCGGAGATGGCAGGTGTGCTTTATCATGTCATGGTACTACTTGCTGTTAAAGACGTGAAAATGGAGGAGGTTCTTGAAGTCCTTCGGAACAGATTCTCTCAGTCAGGCGTTGAGGAAAAGAAGAGCCGAAGATCAGGCAACCCGGCGGAACAGTAGCCCCTTCAAACGGGTTTGGACCAATCTGGTTCTTGCTACCATTACATGATTTTCTTATCAACTTTGCATGGGACAACATCTACAGTATTCCTAGTTCAGgaaatatttgtgtttctttgtTGTACGTTCTTGAGTTATTGCTGTTATTTATCCTTTTTGTTACCATAAAAAAGATAAACAATCACAAACCCACAAAATGGGGTTTACTTGGTTCACAGATCTTCACTTGAATTTTGCTTTCAATAGATTTGTTGGCTATGCATAGACGTGGAGGCTGAATCATTCCGAAATGGTTtgtgcacatttttttttttttacttgatgCCTGGGGCTGACTCGTTCAGTCCTGAGTCGAGATGTGACTTGCTAGACTCATGGATGATTCGTccgagtggggcccatttgctctACTAGCTTGCAATGTTGAATCAGAATGGACTTGACCGAGTCCGAGTTGACTCAATCCGCAAGGTTCCATGTACTCTTGCATGCTAGtatcattgttattattttttgtttagtTTTATGATGTCtgactgcaaaatgcatgagAAAAATGAAAACTGTCACGTTTCACTGCTTAAAATCTCCAACCAAACCAAACAGATGTGGTCATTCTCATGTCCATGTTTCCCATTTCCTGCAGAATTTACGTTCAATATCCATATCTACATTTTGGGTTTCTTTGGTCTGAAAGGAGGAACACTTCTATGCCCTTGTTTTAGGATTCTCCCATTAGAAAGAGGAATTCCCAGTAAAAAACCAATTTTCTTATTTGGTGCCTATATCATCAAGAAGATTCTTTAGCTGTAGACGGACCATGTTGGCAAATTATCtgattagatgatcttaaccattctaTTGTGGCCTGCAATGAAAAAGTGCTGCGAACAAGTAAAGATCCATCAATTGGGATGCCAGGACCTGATCCAGGGCATGCAAAACTAGGAAAGAGATattcctctcttttctctacaGATTTGGGATGCCAGGACCTGATTCAGTGCTGAGAACAAGTAAAGATCCATTGTAAATGGATAACTGCAGATTTCGACGGAATGGCGTGTTGTTCTCTATGGAAATGTTACAAGGTCAATGATCAAATAATAGAAGTTACTTGTCATAGTCATGAAAGTCGACATTCAATACATTCTTTGAAAGAAAACCTTGGAAATGAAAATCCATTTTCATGCGTACTTTTTTCCCCCCCTTGAACAGGAAGAAGTACCAATTACTTTTCTGGGGGTTTTCACCTACTCAAACAGCCCCACAATCTCTCGACTATGGCATTATAAGACATCTCCATGCTTGTATACATTCCAGAATTCAAGCACATCTCCATGCATTATAAGACATCTCCATGCCATTCTGGCATTTGTGAACGAGCTGGACCTCAAATCATTTAGCTGCACTATGGGCAAGCTCTGGCAGGTGAACACTGGTCCACCCATCAAACAGGCCAGACCTAAAACAATATTGGTCCTTTGATCAGGCAGGCCGGCCCAAGCTTGATTTAGCTTGGACACCTCCGAATTGGGTCTGCGTAAATCTGGATAGGGAAAGCCTGGGGACAACAGTTGTGATCAAATTACACAAAAATGGGCCATCGAGCTGGATCAAAACAGGACCACCTAATGAAAGAACCCACCACAAGCAAGTCTATGAAGAAAGCAAAACAGAGTACCCTTTATTGCTATCTGCTGCATGCCATCTTACAAAGCTAAATAAAGGCCTTGCTCTCGTGTCTGTAGAGGTAGTTGTATCAGACTACATGAAACGATATTACATTACACTATGGGCTGGTAGCCTCCGTCTTTCTCATTTGTTCTTCTTCGATAGCTAACAGCAGCAATCACCAGAGCAAGCATCATGCCCGCAAAAACCACTGCCCATGTATACTTAGAGAACTCTATGCTATCCTGCATACAAACAGACTCAGATGGTGAGTTGGGGTTTTTAGAGTCAGCTTGTCATGTTTGCTGAAAGGCTAGTGCAGTTTGCTGGTCTGACACCTGCCTACTCTGCTCGCAGCACCTCTTCATGCAGGGCAGGTGCCAACGTTGCAAGTGTGCGAGGCATCTGAGCGGTGCATAAGGTGGCCCCGACTTTGAGGATGATCAATCAGACaagtcaactcatcaggtggaaaCTGGTCTACAAAAAGAGTGGACactttaaagaaaaatttgctACAAGTTCATGTTTAGTGCACACATGGTCTGCTTGATGAGTCGCAGTGGCCCAGTTTATATGTATGGTCATCTTCACTGTGAGGCCACCTTATGCACGGATCAGTTTTCCCACACACTTGAAAGATTGGCATGTGTGTTGAGTGGGATGGGTGAGTGTGGGGCCACCTAACTCCAAGGCCAGTATCTAACTATATTGCTTGCTTATGTATCGAAGAGTTACCAAGCTGGATGTCTGAACAGTATCCATTCAGTTTGccagtttgtacaagtgaggcccaaggttcagtgatccagatcattgataTGATGACAATCACAGTAGATGGATCATGCACCAAAAGCCTCAGATCATGTATCTGTCCAACTGTGAAGGTTTGTCAAAGTTCATttgtctatccatccatccacatcTACCTCTTAAGTCTATCTGAATTCCAGTTTAGAGATAGAGGACATTCATCTAGTGTACCCCACCATGTggtatagcccaaaaatcaggtcattcgGGTCATCATGTCGGCTGTGTATGAAGAATATAATTGACCTGGCAGTCTACATgcaacatacatgtgtggccaACATAATGACCAGAAAAATGCGTAGTCTTATCTCTATCCAGTTAAACCATGGAAGGGTTTTCTTGTATTCTCGGTTGGACCGCATTCGAATAAATCAGTCAAATATTGAGGAAATGTGTAAAATGGACATGAGTCCATTTAAGTTCAAAATGGCGACCAACCCCCAAtagcaattccatgcatttccagTTGGAAGAGAAACGATCTGAATGGCTATTTGGGGGTTAGTCCATCATTATAACTGGAGTGGGGCCAGCCTCACTTGGGtcatttctgcttgattgaaAAGCATCTAAATGCAGTGTAAAACATGAACCCAAGATCGAAAGAGGAAAAGATCATGTAACCATCAAGAGATGTAGAGGAGATTGAAGTCTTACATGAGCTGGAAAGCGCAAGGATAAGACGTTCTTGCGTGGCGGATCTGCTACCAAGAGGTAGAAGAGGCCCATGACTCCAGTATGCATTTGGGTGCTGCTATAATTCGATTCGAAAGTCAAAACCTCGCCATCTGCAATTTTAACAGACCCTGGCTTAGGATAGCAAGTGGACATCCCAACAATGTAGCCATCCTCATTCCCTGCTTCTTTCCCGTTTCCATAGATTGGTATTGAAGAGCATATAACTCGGCCATCCTGATTCAGTTCATGCAAAACATGTGAAAACAAAAGCCAGTTAACTCATTCGAGATAGGACTCTCCAAACATTTCTTACACAGAATACAACTAGCTAAAAAATACGAAGTGAAAATCAAAAGAGGAGAATAATATCTTGGGTCATAGCTCAGAAGGTTTTCCTCAGTGAATGGAGAAACCTGTTTTACCTCCATTTCCTATCCAACTTGCATTATAGATAATATTCAAGCACTCTGAATGTACAGACACTGATTCTTCCAGCTTAGTTCAGGTATGCATCCATATCATATTGCAGATGGGAGGTCTGCTAATCCACACCCTGATAGGCATTTACAATAGCCACGCGGCCCACGCCCACCTACACTTCAGCATACATGCCAAGTTGCTTGTGCATGTGTGCAAGGTCGGTCTATTAGTTGGTCATCGCTGTGTAGACGTTCCAGGTCATTAATCAGGTCAAGTCAACAGTGGGATAAATCAtttttttctaaccatccattcgttttgtaCATTGGGGCCAACTCGATTGGTGCATCGATCTTGCACGTGTACTACTTTTGCAAGGAGAAAAATTCTGATGCTTTGGCAGGGTTCAATGGATGATACAGATGCACTTtataatttatttagaaattccatacatggtgtacaaccaagtcaaattaaactgtccaaatcatggttcCCAGTTTGGATGTATCAGGTCCtgaaaattatgcttatttatcTGAGCCACTGGATTcatggacatttattagatggttaaaaatgaaaaatatccaatggccttatttcaacaaacaagtgtccacgaatgaGACACTAGGATAGTTCAACCAATCTCATTTTGGGACTGACTTAGCAATGgcccacaatttagtcggtttaacttgagttaatgcatgccaaGTATACAGTAtctgagtgcctgagtatcaagtgtCCGacgctgcctgagtatcatataactcttaTTGGCAAGTGTGCTGGTGTGTAGATGGACAGGGCTATGCAGGCACACATGCACGCTTGCAAACCTCATGAAGATGGATAGCCATGACTACAAAGGACATTCAAGTAGGAGATGAGGAGATGTGTCAGGGATATCTAGGAAACTTAGTGCCTGCTGGGCTGTTGAGATCCACTAGAAGTGGCAGGAGACAAGGGCAATAGTAAAAGCACAAACGTTAACACGGAGCAGAAAAATAGCAATTCAAGTTCTCAGAGAATGTGAGAATCGTAAAATTAGATAGCCCCAGTAGCATCCAAAACATGGTTTTTAGATTTGAATTGACTCGTTCAGTCTCGAGTTGAGTTGTGAGTCTCGTGACTCACCTGCGCCTGGGGCGCAGGGACCGAATTGGGCAGTACcagatctgagtcaactcagcctaGTCAGATAGGACTTgaccgagtcttaaaaccatgttcCAAAATGAAAGACTAATGCAACTAGTCTGGACTAGGGAAGATACATTAGCCCAAAGTTGGATACGCGGCTTGGGACTCAATCGTTCAATTGTGAATGTGCTTCTTCATGCAGTGTTTGGTTGCATTATGGAATTGAATTTCCATAATTGGTTTAAGGatagaggaaatgaccaaattttAGTTACCTTTATTGGTATTCATAGTGAGGAAGTATCCCTCAAACTGCAGTTAGATTCCTTTTTAAATCCAAATTGGAAGTAAGGTAAGCGCAATTTGGAGCCTAGTCTCTCAATATGGACGCTAAGAAGAGCAGCAGCAGTTTGGTCATTGCCGCATTAGCAATCTAATTATTGCAGTTTAACTCAACTATCTAGACATGGCCTTAGAGACAAAACAAAAAACGAAGAGCAGGAAGATGCATGTGGTCATCTCTTGGGTTGCAGATTCATGTTAGGTTTCTTCATTCAATTCCAATGTTTTAAAATCCAGATAGGACTTTTTGAATGGCTCCATCCAACTGGTCAGATCCACTCTAGCCCATTTAAGATGATAAAAAACTGGCTTGACAAAGTCTGTTctggttttaaacattgatttatTACCAAGACcacgaaaaggagaagaaaataaaTGATTGTGATGGATCATAAACAAGGAAAaagatctttttctttttttttcagcaCCTGTCCATAAACAGTACCGCCAATTCCACCCCAATGCTGATGGGCCACCCCGTAGATAATATTGCCCCCACGAGGCATAACCACATTTGTCTTTTTGGTATCTACACAAAGGCCTTTGTCCATGCCTGCAGCACCACATGGCTCAACGTTGTATTCAACCTGGTTCAGGCAATCAATTACTGTCAATGGCACATCaaaaaagaaatttcagaaaCCAAACTGTATGAATTTTGTGTCATGGTGCAGCATTCAGAAGCTAGCTGATCGATTCAAAACTCAAGCAAGTTAGCTTAGCTTGGCTTTGCTCTCCATATCATGTCCAAATAGCAGCTAATATAAATCGACCTCTGTAAAATTTTACAAAATCGAGAGTTCTTTCCAAGGAATCCAAgctgaactcaaaatcaaattattGATTCCCGAGTTGCATCCGAGTTTCAAAAGAAGGGTACTGAACAGTTATAATGCAAAGAGCGAGGTTTGCATGCATTGTTCATTATAAAAAGCCTCTCTATCTATGTGAAGGCCATTCACAAGAGCAGGATTTGGAATTCCACCTCTCCCAGCCCATGTTTGAATGAGACttgggccactcatcaggtggctgGTCCCACCCGAACGTTCAGTGTGAAAATGAGGCCAGTTTGGCCACCAGCCATACCACATGTGGAAGAAAAGGGCTACTACAAAAGTATTGACAATTTGACAtttgtgtagcccatttgataatgaGATGGGCCTGGTTCTGGGGACAAAGCATGTACAAGGtgggcctgcctgatgaatggtgtggatcatacaCACATGGCTTGTCTTAATTAAGAGTGTAGGATTTGGATGGCTATGGTCACAGGTAGTGGTAGGAAAGAAAGATATACCCGGCAACCGATTAGAGCATTTTCTTTGGTTGAATTTTCCCTCTTCCCAGAATCTGTGACATCGAATATGTATATCTTGACAGGCACGATGCTGTCATCCCAGTCAACCCACTTAACCGTGTATCTCAAGTAGAGCTTTCTCTTCACATGATCAATGCCTTCTCTCACCCTACACTGTGCCTGATCATAGCAACAACTAAGACCGCCGGTGTAATCCTTTCTCAAAGGCCTGCCGTATGAATCCTCCGTCACATTATAAAGATTGCACCTGCACTCCGTGCACCCCATCCGATCAACCACACCCCGCGTATCGATTGCATGGACATTCAGAAACCACCTCTCCTCATACCCATTTGGAATTTCGGCAGGATTACCGACCTCTATACCATAAGGGTCTGGCACGAACGTGGAAGTCCGGCGTGTTTCCGACCCAAGGCCATAGTACTGCCCAAGCATAGTTCCCTGGCAAACTCCGGCATTCCTTGCAAAAATAAACTTAGACAGGTGAAGCTCCTGACCACTGGCGATATCCAGATCCACAGCAGAAGTGCGACTATAGTATTTAAACATGACCCAATGG containing:
- the LOC131239271 gene encoding uncharacterized protein LOC131239271, whose translation is MKYCSQWWMLSLAILLLTISVHASQALLRNENGVKTAVFLSPAFVLGPGSVEDKFYYNVDFPRGHIAVKDFNAEVVDEAGNPIPLHETYLHHWVMFKYYSRTSAVDLDIASGQELHLSKFIFARNAGVCQGTMLGQYYGLGSETRRTSTFVPDPYGIEVGNPAEIPNGYEERWFLNVHAIDTRGVVDRMGCTECRCNLYNVTEDSYGRPLRKDYTGGLSCCYDQAQCRVREGIDHVKRKLYLRYTVKWVDWDDSIVPVKIYIFDVTDSGKRENSTKENALIGCRVEYNVEPCGAAGMDKGLCVDTKKTNVVMPRGGNIIYGVAHQHWGGIGGTVYGQDGRVICSSIPIYGNGKEAGNEDGYIVGMSTCYPKPGSVKIADGEVLTFESNYSSTQMHTGVMGLFYLLVADPPRKNVLSLRFPAHDSIEFSKYTWAVVFAGMMLALVIAAVSYRRRTNEKDGGYQPIV